The stretch of DNA ACTACACTCCCGTCGTGCCCCGCGGTGTCAGGCGGAGGCGGGCGAGCTGGTTGCTAGGACTTGGCGAAGCGCACGTTCGCGCGCCCGTCTCGCTGTCAGGTAAGCGCGACCGGCGGACGGTGGGTCCGCCGAGGAGCCGGCGGACGGGGTCATGGCGGGGAAGCGGGCGAAGCGGGCGACGCGGCGGTCGGGGGTCGCCCCAACCTCCGGGGCTCGGCGGGCTGCGCGTGCGCGCCCACTGGACCACCCACTCCCCCAGTCCCGGGTCGCGGCTGCCTGTGCGCGTGCGCGCCGGCTGCTTCCGTTGCGTCTAGTCGGTGGGGGTGGTCCCCCCCAAAAGCCATCATCCCCTGTCCGCACCTCGGAATGCTGTGCAAGGCTCCCCTCCTGGCCCCGAGCTGGCCTGCAGCATgcctgcagcctcctctgtggccgAGAGGCCAGCAGTGCTCGTTGGCCTGTCCCTCCTGCACCCCGAGTTCTGAGGGGCCCCCACGTCCCCGGGGACCCTACGGGATTAGGGGCAACCCAATTCAGCCACTGGCCTGGCTGTTTGGGAATGCCTCTCTGTGCACACCCACTCTCTTGCTCGTGCACAGCATTTTGGGGGTTCCTGCGCACACCCAGCCTTCCCACGGACGGGGCCAAGTGGGGACATGAGGGGCCACCTGACCATGGTGCAGAGCTGCCATGAGCCCCACTGTGGCCCCTCGCTGTTAGGGCAGGGGCTTCCACCGTGCCTATTCTGCctgccccctacacacacacacacacacacacacacacacagaggctcggTGGACCCGGGCAGCCGTGTCCCTGGGGCAGCGTCCTGACACCTCACAGGGACAAACAGGGCTGTGTTTGTGTCTGGGACACAGAAGAGCTTTTGTGTGGGCTCGCCTGGATGTGCGGGCGTGGGGTCCCAGTTGGGAAGTCCAGTAAGTCTGTGCCCTTGGGCCCTGCCCTGCTCATTGTGGGGCCACCAGCCACCCACTTCCCTTCGACACACACACTTTGCCAGGACCTGGCTGCCGTGTTCCGTGTGTCACGCTCGGTCATGCGATGGGGTTGGTGACcatggactgccttcccaggactgaCCTGTCTGAGTCCCGAGCTGGGGTACCCCAGCCTGGGCAGGGTTGGCACGTGGGGCTCTCTGGCTTTGTGGCATGTCCCCAAGGCCGTGGAGGGCAGCGCCGAGCTGTGTAAGAGCCACGGTTTTGCTGCTTtggcaatattttatttttttaagatggagCAATGTattagaaagaattacagagagggagaggtagggTGAAAAACAATGATCTTTaggctagttcacttcccagagacCACAACtgttggggcaggctgggccgaagccaggaggctggagtgccatcctggtctcccatgcagggagcaggggcccaggaacttggtccCTGATCCACAGCAATTCCTGGCAACTAGATCGGAAGTGGGGCTCCTGGGTCCCCAACCCTCAGTGGGTGTTGTGTTGCTGATGCAGATGGCTCGCGGAGTAAGGGACCATGGAGTAGTCTCCCGGCTGCAACTGTGTCTGGTGTGTAGCTGCACAGGGCCCGGGAAGGGCGCCTCTCCCCACGAGCTTGGCTGGCGTTCGCCTGGAGGGCCCTTGTCCAGATGCTGTGTTGGCCGCATGCACACAGGACAGCATCAGACTCCCAGGCGCCGGGGCTGCGGGCGTGGGAGCAGGACTGTGTGTGTCGGGGTGCCTGGGCAGTGTGTGACATGGGTTGTGTGTGTTGTGGTGCCTGGGCTGTGTGTgatgtgggctgtgtgtgtgtcggggtcCCTGGGCAGTGTGTGATGTGGGTAGTGTGTGTGTCGGGGTTTGCGGGCTGTTTGTGTGTTGGGGTGCCTGGGCTGATTGGCTGCATGGGTGGCCTGTGCCCTCACCTGGGTCTGAGAGCCCCTGGCTGTCTGTATGACGGGGAAGGTCCCGGGCTGGGATGTGTCCGAGGGCCTCCCTCACCTGTCACTGTTGCCTTTTCCGTTCTCTGTAAATTGGATCCTCTCGTAGGAGGGCTGTCAGGGCACTGCTGCCCAGTCAGCGCTTGGGCACGTGTGCCCCTGCAAGCCACCTTCCGGCCCAGGCCATGCTTGGGGCAGCCCTGGTATGATGGCCACGCTGGCCTTGGAAGCTCTCACCCGGCTGTTGGCAAGGGTTGGGAGGACAAGGTCGTGTGGCTTTTCCTCCAGCCAGCCCTCCACAGGCCCTGCAGCCCGATCCTCCCAGGGGCATGTGTCAGGCAGTGCCCCTGTCTCTGTGGTCGCTTTGCTCCTGGCCATGTGGCCCCTCCGTGTCAAACTAGCCATCGCCGTCTACTTGTACCTCCTCTTGTCGCCTCTTGGAGGGGTCTTGTGGGCCAAACCCACGATCCCAGGGACAGAGGCAGTCCTATCTTGGGGGTGCAGAGGCCAGCCGTGGGGACGCTGGCATGGCCCTGCCCTGTGAACTGAGAGTCACCCATTTGTGCACATCAGGGCGACAGGTCCATGGCCCAGGAGTTacctctggatttttttttaagatttttttttttaaagatttgtttatttttattgcaaagtcagatatacagagaggaggagagacaggaagatcttccatctgatgattcacttcctaagtgaccacaacggccagagctgagctgatctgaagccaggagcctggagcttcttctgggtctctcatgcgggtgcagggtcccaaggctttgggccattctcgactgctttccctggccacaagcagggagctggatgggaagtggggccaccggaataaggaccagtgcccctgtgggatcccagtgcatgcaaggcgaggaccttagccgctacgctaccgtgctgggccctctggattttttttttttaagccaccaACTGCAGTTGCTAACCTGGCCGACCAACCTGCTGCCACGGGAACAGACTGTGATTGGGGACAAGCCTCTCTGCCACACGGAGGCTGCCTCAGGAGCCCTGCCAGCTGCCGGATGACGCTGTGccccatctctgtctcccacagtCAGCCTCGTCCAGGATGGAGCCAGCTGCGTGGCAGGCCTCGCCAGTCCTGTCGGAGCAGCAGTCCCGCGACGTGGAGCTGGTGCTGGCCTATGCCGCGCCTGTCCTGGACAAGCGCCAGACCTCGCGCCTCGTCAAGGAGGTGTCCGCCGCCCACCCGCTGCCCGCCCAGCCTCATCTCAAGAGGGTGCGGCCCAGCCGGGCAGCCGATAGCCCCCACGCACTGGAGATGCTGTTGTGCCTGGCGGGCCCTGGCGCAGGACCGTGCTCCCTGGCCGAGCTGCTCCCGCACCCGGCGGTGGATGCCAGTGGCCTGGGGCAGCCCTTCCTGGTGGCCGTGCCCGCCCGGCCGCCTCTGACCAGGGACCAGTTCGAAGAGGCCCGTACCCACTGGCCCACTTCCTTCCACGAAGACAAGCGGGTGACCAGCGCCCTGGCAGGGCAGCTCTTCTCAGCACAGGAATGTGCCACCATGCAGGGCCACATGGAACGAGCCGTGCGGGCAGCCCAGCGAGCGTTGGCCCAGGGCCTGCGGGCCGTGGGTGCCGTGGTGGTGGACCCAGCCTTGGGCCGCGTGCTGGCCACAGGACATGACTGCAGCTGTCCAGGCAACCCCCTGTTGCACGCTGTCATGGTGTGCATTGATCTGGTGGCGCAGGGCCAGGGCCGGGGTGCCCACGACCTCACAGCCTACCCTTCCTGCTCCTTCTCCACGGCCCCGGCCACCGCCCGCGCAGGCTCCGTGCGCAAGCTGGATGCAGCTGAGAACGATGAGGACGGCCTACCATACGTCTGTACCGGCTACGACCTGTACGTGACGCGCGAGCCATGTGTCATGTGCGCCATGGCCCTGGTGCACTCCCGTATCCAGCGAGTCTTCTACGGCGCGCCCTCGCCTGACGGTGCCCTGGGCACCCGCTTCCGAGTCCATGCCCGGTCCGACCTCAACCACCGCTTCCAGGTGTTCCGCGGGGTGCTGGAGGCCCAGTGCCGCCAGCTGCACCCCGACACGTAGCCGCTGTGGATGCAAGGAGCTTCTGTGTGCCCCACGCTGTGCGGGGGTGGCCGGGTCGCCTTGCATGTGCATTGTACTGCAGGTTGCGGCGGGCTCCTCCCTTAAGAGAATAAACTATCACCAAACCAGGCTGGTGTCTGAGTGCTGGTGCCGGGTGGGTGGCGTACCAAGGGCAGGGGTCGAGGGTAGCTCCCAGGCTGCTCTCCGCCCTGCCGTCTGGCAGGTTCCATCCTCACAGGTGACAAGGGGGACCTGAATGTGTGTCTTTGTGAGAGAGGCTCGCAGCACAGTctgctggctgctccctgggcACCGGGACCCCTGTGAGACGCGCCTGGCCTGGGGAGCCCGTGCCGCCAGGGCACTGGGAGGGTGTAGGGAGGAGCCACGGGCATGCTAGGGCCCAGAGAGATGGCAACTGGCTTGGGGCCACCCAGTAAGAACTTGTCCTGGTGCTTGGTTGCTTGCCGGGTCTTGGGGGCAAGCTGGTCTAAGGCCAGTGTGGGAGGGGGCGGCCCgcccctctgcctgctgctggcacctgctgccaaGTTGACCTGTAACGGGGAGGGGGCATGGGGGACACCTGGAGCTGCCTGTGGCAGCATTGAAGCTGGTGGGGTAGGAGGAGAAGGGACCCCCTTTCGCTGACACCCCGAGGGAGGGACTTCCAGAGCTGCCTGTGGCCCTGTTCATGTGTGACGTGGGGGACCCCCAAGGCCGCCAAGGCCCCACTGAGATCATGAGGGGAGGGACCCCCCAGAGCCGCCTGTGGCCCTGCTGAGCTGGCGTCTGGGTGGGCTGGCCTTTGGGATGAAGGACCCAGGTTGCCAGGCTCTGTGACACTTGCCAGGCTGTGGTGGTAGCCCCGGCCATGGCCTCGCTTCCCTCACTGTCCATTCCCTCACAGGTGGCTGCAGGCTTGAACTCGGGGCTGTGTCGGCTGCAGCGGCCATGTCAGGTGAGTCCCGCCCGAGAGTGCCTGCCTGGGGGGCTTCTCTGTCCCCCTGGGGAGTTGGCACGGAGCACCCACCCTGCCTGCGCTGCCTCCACGTGAGCCACACTGCTGCCTCGGGGCCTTCACCACCTGCGGCTGTCCTCACCACAGGGTGCCGTAGCTGCATGCTGTGGTGGAAATTATGTCCCCTCCAAAGAAACACAGTATGTTGGCCTCTTTGTcctggaaaggcagggaggggCTTGGCCAGAATCTGTTACTGGAGTTCATTATAGAGCATCCTGGGCCCTGAGCCACCGCCAGAGGCCTTGGGAGAGGGGGAGTGGGACCCCTCCCCAGCTGGAGCATCCCGCACCCTGTGACGGCCTACAGCTCTGCACCTTTCTGGGACTGCACCCCAACTTTCAACAGCTCAGCCCTGAAGGACAGGATCGTTCCCTCCAGGGTTGGGGAGCCTGGGTCCCCCCTTCCCCACCCGTCTCGGGCAGGCCTGTGAAGACCTCCGATCCCCAAGGCTGACCCTGGCTTGCCTCTGGACCTCCCCCCCATCCCTGTGGCTGCAGGAAAGGAGAATAACTTCCCGCCGCTGCCCCACTTCATCCCCCTGAAGCCCTGCTTCTACCAGAACTTCGCCGATGAGATCCCCATCGAGCACCAGCAGCTGGTGAAGCGGATCTACCAGCTGTGGATGTGTGAGCACCGGGCCGGAGGCTCCCGGGGGGCCGCTCTGGCCAGGAAGGAGCTGCCTTGTCAGGGGGTGGCACACGGGGGCAGGGCTGTGCAGGACCCGCTGGCCCCGTGTtgctcctgctgcctgtgtgtgtgtgtgtgtgtggaggggctgcaggcagacaggagggtgCTGGGCCATCTGACTGGTCTCCCTGCCATCCCCTCTCTCCGCCCTCACCCCCAGTTTACTGTGCCACCCTCCTGGTCAATCTGGtggcctgcctggcctggtgGATCGCTGGCGGCTCGGGAGCCAACTTCGGCCTGGCCCTCCTGTGGCTACTGCTCTTCAGTCCCTGCAGCTACGTGTGCTGGTTCCGACCGGCCTACAAGGCCTTCCGGTGAGTCGGCCAGTGCCGCGATGTGGAGCAAGGTGTACCCGCTTCCTGTCACCACGGGTGGGAGAGGCAGTGCCCCACGGCCCTCAGCCAGGCGTCCGCAGCTGTCCCCAACtcatccactttgtttttttgtttgttttgttttttaagataaatctattttttattggaaaggtagatttacagaaaggagagccagagagaaaaatcttccatccattggttcactccccaagtggctacaatggctggagctaaactgatccaaagccaggagcctggagcttgtttcggctctcccacgcgggtgcagggtcccaaggctttgggccgtcctcaactgctttctcaggccacaagcagggagctggatgggaagtggggcagctggacatgaaccagcacccctatgggatgcctgccgatgcttggaggtggaggattagtcagttgagccattgtgctgggcccgcaCCATTCACTTTGGATGGTGGAATATTCTAGCAAGCCGACTGTGCCTGCTGTGATGTGGGCCTGGTCAGTCTATTGGCTTAGCAGGAACCTTCCAGGGGTTTCAGGTCATCGCAAGATTACGTGATTGCCACTTATTTCTGGAACATTCCGTCATTCTAGAAAGAAGGCCTGTCCCCCTGAGCAGTCACCCCACAGCCCCTGGCAGCCGTGACTGCCCATGGAGCCCATGTGGTACGgtcgtgtgtgtctgtgtccccaCCAGCCCCCCGATTCTGGCACTCTCAGCTCTTGCACACCACAGTGCACACTCTGGCCTCCCCATCTCCCTGGCCATGTCACGTGGCCTCTTCCTGCCTGGTTGGGCACAGGCCACAGGATTCCCACCACTGGCCACTGTGAGCATCTGCTTGTGGCTGCCACCCTCGCTGCCACCTGGGTATGTGTGGCATTTCCCCGGTCTCTCTGCCCCCACTGTGGTCCCAGCAGCTGGGTCGGGAAGGAGGCCTGGGCATCTCCCTGGAGACGGGGTGCTGGTGGGGAGCAGCACAGCCACCAGCGGCTCTCCGGCCAGGCCTTATCTGTCTACTGGCTCCTGGGCCTGGGCCATGACTTCTTGTGGTAGGGGAATCCCTCGGGGCTGTGGCCCATCCAAGTCAGCTCCCAGCCGGTGCTTGCAAAGGGTAGGCGCCTCCCGGGACTGCCAGCCACCGTGTCCCATGAGGCTCAGGCACATCACAGCTGTACTTCTCGTCCGCGTAGCCACATCACGGCTGTACCTCCCGTCCCCTCAGCCACATCACACCCCTGCTTCCCGTCCGCTCAGCCGCATCACACCCCTGCTTCCTGTCTCCTGAGCCACGTCacacctctgcttcctgtctcctcacggctctgtttcctgtccccctcagGGCCGACAGCTCTTTCAACTTCATGGCgtttttcttcatctttggtGCCCAGTTTGTGCTGACTGTCATCCAGGCCATTGGCTTCTCAGGATGGGGCGCGTGGTAAGCTGGTGTCTGGCACATGTCGTGTGTGTGACACGAATTGACCGTGGCAGTGGGCACCCGTCTGCACGCAGCCTGCCTGCACATCAGCCGCTGGATCACCTAGAGCCTGTCCTGTTGCAGTGGCCCTCGCTGAGTCCCCCCCTGCCCCACGAGGCGCCTTCCACCGGGCCCTGTATTGAGGGTGCAGGCAGCATCAGGGAGCTGCCTGCTGGCGAGAGCCCAGTGGCCACTGTTGCCAGCATGGGGGCCTCTttttgattgactgattgattgatttggaaggcagagagacagagggagactggTACTGCtgccacccgctggttcactccccaggtgccaacggcagccggggctgggatcctggagctccacccagggctcccaggTAGGGGCAGGGACCCACCTGCTCGGTTCATCACctgttccctccctcccaggcacatgagctgggagctgggttagaCTTGGCATCATCGCAGTTTGGGCACAGGATGTCCATGTTCCCAGGGTggtttaatgtgctgcaccactgCGGGCCCCAGGGTGTGGTTTCACATGGCATTTGCCACTCGTGGCTTGGAGCTCACCCTGGGTGGTGAGGAGGTGTGGTCTgtgccagccctgggtcttggggGGCTTGAGCGGAAGTGGCATCTGAAAGCAGTTGCGCCACCAGTGCCCCTTGTGGGCctcaggaggaggaaggcagggcctGGACGCATCTGTTTCCCACACCAGACTCACACAGGCTGTTCCTTGGGTGGTGCTGAGCTCCTGGAACTGCCAGGGGCATGGCCGGCTGTCCGGTCAGGGTCATCACGGTTCTGGGCTGGGCGCTGCCAGTGGGGCGCCACACTGTGTCCCCCAGTGTCCCCTGTGCTGGAGTCTGCAGGCCCTGACTGCATCTGAGCCACGCCTGCCCCAGGGGCCACCATAGGGACAAtcattgtggtgctgtgggtttgGGCCAccagtccaccctgttcctgaCCGAGAAGGCTGCAGAGGTGACCCGAATGCCGGGGCCCCTGACACCCGCACAGGAAGCCCCGAGGGAGCTCCCGGCTCCCACCTTCTGCCTGTGCCCAggcctggccgctgcagccatttagggagtggcacagcaggtggacaatgtctgtcactttgcctttcacatagatGAGCCAGAGGTCACAGGCAGCTGTGGGCTCCCCATCCCTGTCCCCAACATAGCTGTCGTGACCAGCCCCTCCCAGTGGGCTGGAGTGCATCAGGAGGCCAGTGCGGGCATCTGTCCCCACCTCTGCGGCCACCCCCGGGGTCTGAGCACAGGGTGTCGTGCTGGCCGAGgttctgtccctgctgctcttatCCCCAGCCCGTGAGACCCCTAACCACTGCCCACTCCTTTGCCCAGGGACTCCCCCTATCCCTCAATGGCCTGGTGCCCACCTCTGGCCAGCACTGCTGTTTGAGAGCCCCAGCCCCATGCATGCTGGAGACAGTGGCAACCAACTTCCCTCTGGTTGCCGCCTAAGCCACCTGTTCGCCACACCTACTGGGGGCTTCCACCCAGGTGTCTGTGTGGCACGGCAGGTGAGCCGGGTGGCTCCTGTGTGGTGGGCACTCGCTGGACCCCCTGGTGCCCAGGGGACGCCCCCTTCTGCATGGCAGACCATCTCCATGCTCTTAACCcaatgcttttttttgtttgctttgagatttgatggggttggtgctgtggcaaagcagggAACGCTGCCGTGTGTAGTGTGACATTCCACACGGATGCCGGtttgctggctgctccacatcccacccaGTGCACGTGGTAGAGCAGCAAGtatctgcacccacaggggagactgaCTGACTCCCGGCTGCAGCCTTCCAGACACTTCCtcatgcagccatgtggggactgagccaggggatggaagatctcgaaTTCtcgcttttaaataaatgttgcatgtatgtatatatatatttaaagatttatgtatttttgttacaaagtcaggtatacagagaggagagacagagaggaagatcttccgtccgatgattcactccccaagtgactgtaacggctggtgctgcgctgatctgaagccgggaacctgatctcttccgggtctctcacacgggtgcagggtcccaaggctttgggccgtcctcaactgctttcccaggccacaagcagggagctggaggggaagtggagctgctgggattagaactggcgcccatatgggatcccagggcgttcaaggcgaggaccttagccgctacactaggccacgccgccgggcccgtatgtgtatgtttttaagagacttgcttatttatttgaaagaattacagagagtgtgGAGAGCTGagttggccaggagccaggagcctcttccaggtctcccatgcagtgcagggtcccaaggctccgggctgtcctccactgctttcccaggccataggcagggagctggatgggaagtgggacagccaggactc from Ochotona princeps isolate mOchPri1 chromosome 33, mOchPri1.hap1, whole genome shotgun sequence encodes:
- the ADAT3 gene encoding probable inactive tRNA-specific adenosine deaminase-like protein 3 yields the protein MEPAAWQASPVLSEQQSRDVELVLAYAAPVLDKRQTSRLVKEVSAAHPLPAQPHLKRVRPSRAADSPHALEMLLCLAGPGAGPCSLAELLPHPAVDASGLGQPFLVAVPARPPLTRDQFEEARTHWPTSFHEDKRVTSALAGQLFSAQECATMQGHMERAVRAAQRALAQGLRAVGAVVVDPALGRVLATGHDCSCPGNPLLHAVMVCIDLVAQGQGRGAHDLTAYPSCSFSTAPATARAGSVRKLDAAENDEDGLPYVCTGYDLYVTREPCVMCAMALVHSRIQRVFYGAPSPDGALGTRFRVHARSDLNHRFQVFRGVLEAQCRQLHPDT
- the SCAMP4 gene encoding secretory carrier-associated membrane protein 4, coding for MSGKENNFPPLPHFIPLKPCFYQNFADEIPIEHQQLVKRIYQLWMFYCATLLVNLVACLAWWIAGGSGANFGLALLWLLLFSPCSYVCWFRPAYKAFRADSSFNFMAFFFIFGAQFVLTVIQAIGFSGWGACGWLAAVGFFSTSVGAAVVMLFPAVLFTLSAAAMAIMIVKVHRIYRGAGGSFQKAQTEWSTGVWRNPPTREAQYNNFSGNSLPEYPTVPSYPVSGSHWP